In the Nitratiruptor sp. YY09-18 genome, TTTTGAAGAGGCGGTACGCTTCCTCAAACGACTGATCAGGTCTTACGAGGATGCCAGGCATACTGACATCACCCCCTTTCGGATTTAAATTGGCCGATATTATAGCACAATTCTAGAGCCATTTTACAAGATCAATATTGTTAAGATAGGAGATGTAGAGTTTTTTGATTCTCTCAAATATCTCTTCGCTTCTCTTTTGATCATAAATATGAGAGCTAAGATTTCTATCTTCTAGCATATCGAGAATGATCTCATCATCATCGATGATATGTGCTTTATAAGCTTCCTTGATACAGTTTCTGGGGGAAAAACACTCAATGCCTTGATATACAAGCACTGCTTTGATAGTTTTCCAGAGCATCTCTATGGTAAACTCAAAACGCTGCAATACTCCATCTTTATCCAGTTCATCTTGTGCTATCTCGATAGCTTCTTGGAGCCTCTCTCTAGCCATCTCAAAATTTTTGATCTTTACAAGTACATCACTCTTTTTCATAGAGAATTTTTCCCTCTTTTAAAATTTGTTGTTGCATACGATCATCAATTTCATGCATAAATAGTATATCCACACTCAGTAGTCCACTCAATTTCTCTATCTCCTCTTTGAGTTTTCTTTGTGAACGAAAATCTAAGGGCAAATCGATTGCAATATCAATATCGGAGTGTTTTGTGGCGTATCCCTTCGCACGAGAGCCAAAGAGTATGATTTTTTGGGGATGAAACTGTTTGAGATATGTGGTAATCTGCTCTATTTTTTCTTGTGGATTTATATGTTTTTTCATCTAATCACCTTTATACAATAAATTATAACACAGCAAAAAGGAAAAAAATTATTAATAAAAATTTAATATTATTATGCTAAAATTTTAAAAAATTAAAAAAGGAGGATCTATGAAAATAGCAAAGAGCATAGTATTAGCAACTGCATTGATAGGTGTCAGTGCTTTTGCAAAAGATGCGCTTATCGAAAAAGCAAAACAGGCTGGGTTGCAGCCAATTCCTCAAGAGGTGAGTAAACTTTTCAAGCTTATTGATAATCCAAAAAACCCTATCACAAAAGCAAAAGTTGAGCTTGGTAAGAAGCTCTATTTTGATCCAAGACTTTCACGCAGCGGTCTTATCAGTTGTAATACCTGTCATAACCTTGCAACTGGTGGAGATGATAATGTGCCAGTAGCCACAGGACATAAATGGAGACACAATCCGCATCATCTCAATTCTCCAACAGTATATAATGCTGTCTTTAATAAAAAACAGTTCTGGGATGGAAGAAGTCCAGATCTTGAAGATCAAGCTACTGGTCCAATTCAAGCAGATGTAGAGATGAATATGCCAAAAGATTTGGCTGTAAAGGTTGTCAAAAGCATTCCAGAATATAAAAAAGCATTTGAAAAAGTCTATCCTGGAGAAGAGATAACTATTAAAACCATTGGAAAAGCGATTGGAGCATTTGAGCGAACACTTGTGACACCGAGCCGATACGATGACTACCTTAATGGTAATGAAAAAGCTTTGAGCAAGGCTGAGAAAGAGGGTCTTAAAACATTTATCGAAGTGGGATGTGCAAGTTGTCACAATGGTGTTGGACTTGGTGGTAGTATGCAGCCATTCCCAGTAGTTGGCAAGTATAAATATGCAAATATAGGTGATTTCCATGGTGATAAAAACGGTATGGTGAAAGTTCCAACGCTTAGAAACATACTCGAGACTGCTCCATATTTCCATAATG is a window encoding:
- a CDS encoding HI0074 family nucleotidyltransferase substrate-binding subunit, producing the protein MKKSDVLVKIKNFEMARERLQEAIEIAQDELDKDGVLQRFEFTIEMLWKTIKAVLVYQGIECFSPRNCIKEAYKAHIIDDDEIILDMLEDRNLSSHIYDQKRSEEIFERIKKLYISYLNNIDLVKWL
- a CDS encoding nucleotidyltransferase family protein produces the protein MKKHINPQEKIEQITTYLKQFHPQKIILFGSRAKGYATKHSDIDIAIDLPLDFRSQRKLKEEIEKLSGLLSVDILFMHEIDDRMQQQILKEGKILYEKE
- a CDS encoding cytochrome-c peroxidase — protein: MKIAKSIVLATALIGVSAFAKDALIEKAKQAGLQPIPQEVSKLFKLIDNPKNPITKAKVELGKKLYFDPRLSRSGLISCNTCHNLATGGDDNVPVATGHKWRHNPHHLNSPTVYNAVFNKKQFWDGRSPDLEDQATGPIQADVEMNMPKDLAVKVVKSIPEYKKAFEKVYPGEEITIKTIGKAIGAFERTLVTPSRYDDYLNGNEKALSKAEKEGLKTFIEVGCASCHNGVGLGGSMQPFPVVGKYKYANIGDFHGDKNGMVKVPTLRNILETAPYFHNGATYDIKEAIEIMAETQLGKKLTKKQVESIATFFNALTGKKPYIRIPILPNSTPATPKPQLD